The proteins below come from a single Leishmania major strain Friedlin complete genome, chromosome 20 genomic window:
- a CDS encoding putative zinc-binding phosphatase gives MPCFPPFRTLKGEVLDLHVSSSIDAKDAVALLYFCGGDEKACVVQPCSLALSQYQLHIGPLGREACVEVPYMLIATWGIARASSSITKAFVQVQQQAEETARTSSGTASMGSTIGSGVASAASPSVTAAVAMMTPLLSAPPAQVPQPVPLPSRPRYADPLPALYVVTLQTKHVWQHRLIVQSERILKNIRAHLTLMHCLARVSDLPAFHYAEERQRQQRVGSSSNSVNSTGEATGTAGIWSTEFGWNLYSPQREFTRQLCIDASRPAPEVATEAALQAGRIGLHQDLRPWFRLVDLRDEERDVGRGERPADFQYTCSPTYPWLFLQPRLVDRELLLRAIAARSRARVPAVSYVCLRTGAVLARSSQPLMRSPQLSADSDVCYTLINMGYAPHHARPQRTTASAAVSSSLVPSLLATAHGSSPAATNSLKASPVVGAPAAVARPVRPPSLFDDDSDGDGQPPCAGSTSNASSTQQLESTPVNGSGCTSVRTPPSTVSKAARKFTVTAAGDAANVATTPLMETSHGAVMGASTNANAAKVLLVADCRPQITAAGNAQLGGGYESGSYYTFCQTNFFEIDNIFGVAKSFEKLRSMLARYQGNTVEKTFLRRLYDSDWLAIVQRVLVCSVTAAQSLQNGVSCLVHCTDGWDRTSQCTALAMLLLDPYYRTIVGFCTLIEKEFCSFGHKFAERSGHQLPGRTTVFTHSGVASSDTEQQHGGSGGSAPRLDTSPIFLNFLDAVFQVCHQYPTCFEFTPELLAHLSEVVYSCLYGTFLCNGEQERHLEGVRLRTASVWTDVLRRTQREKAGKIPLCFVNIHYDAVTAWRFISQRRRGRVEGGAGGATALADFVLLPNCSSKRLVFWEALYTREDADHYLSYNPHVYAVKTTQEVSWGLEFDSFLDAEMEEACADRENEMASLLALEEFMAAEANTPAAPSLAANSARSAWCVFDAVNCFNCYKSFGMWSTKAQCAACKQYFCTDCHVHDCILQQY, from the coding sequence ATGCCCTGCTTCCCACCCTTCCGCACTCTCAAAGGCGAGGTCCTCGACCTTCACGTGTCCTCCTCCATCGACGCCAAGGACGCGGTTGCCCTGCTATATTTCTGCGGTGGGGATGAGAAGGCCTGCGTGGTGCAGCCCTGcagcctcgctctctctcagTACCAGCTGCACATTGGCCCCCTAGGCCGCGAGGCGTGCGTGGAGGTGCCCTACATGCTCATCGCCACCTGGGGCATTGCGCGTGCCTCATCCTCTATCACCAAGGCGTttgtgcaggtgcagcagcaggcggaggagacggcaCGGACGTCGTCAGGGACGGCATCGATGGGTTCCACCATCGGCagtggcgtggcgtcggcCGCAAGCCCTTCCGTtacggctgcggtggcgatgatgacgccgctgctgagcgccCCTCCAGCGCAGGTGCcgcagccggtgccgctgccatcgcggCCGCGATACGCAGACCCCCTGCCCGCTCTCTATGTGGTCACGCTGCAGACGAAGCACGTCTGGCAGCATCGTCTCATTGTCCAGTCGGAGCGCATCCTCAAGAacatacgcgcacacctcACTCTCATGCACTGCCTGGCACGTGTCTCTGACCTTCCGGCCTTCCACTACGccgaggagcggcagcggcagcagcgggtcggcagcagcagcaacagcgtgAATAGCACGGGAGAGGCAACGGGAACGGCGGGTATATGGAGCACCGAGTTTGGCTGGAACCTCTACTCGCCGCAGCGCGAGTTTACCCGCCAGCTCTGCATCGACGCGTCTCGCCCCGCACCGGAGGTGGCCACCGAAGCAGCCCTGCAAGCGGGCCGCATCGGTCTCCATCAAGATCTGCGACCTTGGTTCAGACTGGTGGACCTCCGTGACGAGGAGAGGGACGTCGGCCGCGGCGAGCGCCCCGCCGACTTTCAGTACACGTGCTCCCCGACCTACCCATGGCTCTTCTTACAGCCAAGGCTTGTGGACCGTGAGTTGCTCCTGAGGGCGATAGCGGCCCGCTCTCGCGCCCGTGTGCCCGCGGTGTCGTACGTGTGCCTGCGCACCGGTGCCGTTCTCGCACGCAGCTCCCAGCCTCTCATGCGCTCGCCGCAACTCAGCGCCGACTCGGACGTGTGCTACACGCTCATTAACATGGGCTACGCGCCCCACCACGCGCGCCCGCAGCGCACGACAGCGTCCGCGGCAGTGTCGTCATCGCTTGTCCCCTCGCTCTTGGCAACGGCACACGGCAGCTCGCCAGCCGCGACCAACTCCCTCAAGGCGAGCCCTGTGGTAGGTGCACCCGCCGCAGTGGCGAGACCCGTTCGGCCGCCGTCTCTCTTCGACGACGACTCGGACGGCGATGGCCAGCCGCCATGTGCCGGAAGCACGAGTAACGCGTCCTCCACACAGCAGCTGGAGAGCACGCCAGTAAACGGGAGCGGCTGCACCTCCGTCAGGACACCGCCGTCGACTGTATCCAAGGCCGCGCGCAAGTTCACGGTGACCGCGGCTGGAGACGCTGCGAACGTCGCGACCACGCCACTGATGGAGACCTCGCACGGTGCTGTGATGGGTGCGAGCACGAACGCGAACGCGGcgaaggtgctgctggtggcggaCTGTCGGCCACAAATCACGGCCGCCGGCAACGCCCAGCTCGGTGGCGGCTACGAGTCGGGTAGCTACTACACGTTCTGTCAGACAAACTTCTTCGAGATCGACAACATCTTCGGTGTGGCCAAGTCGTTCGAAAAGCTACGCAGCATGCTGGCCCGCTACCAGGGCAACACGGTGGAAAAGACATTTCTGCGGCGGTTGTACGACTCCGACTGGCTCGCCATCGTCCAGCGTGTACTCGTCTGCtccgtgacggcggcgcagtcgctgcAGAACGGCGTCTCATGTCTGGTCCACTGCACCGACGGCTGGGATCGCACGTCACAGTGCACGGCACTCGCGATGCTCCTGCTGGACCCGTACTACCGCACCATCGTGGGCTTCTGCACGCTGATCGAGAAGGAGTTCTGTTCCTTCGGCCACAAGTTCGCAGAGCGCTCTGGGCACCAGCTGCCAGGCCGCACGACCGTCTTTACTCACTCGGGTGTCGCAAGCTCCGacacggagcagcagcacggcggcagcggcggcagtgcccCGCGTCTGGACACGTCGCCGATCTTCTTGAATTTCCTGGATGCGGTGTTCCAGGTGTGCCATCAATATCCGACGTGCTTTGAGTTTACGCCAGAGCTGCTCGCCCACCTGTCGGAGGTTGTCTACAGCTGTCTCTACGGCACGTTCTTATGTAACGgcgagcaggagcggcaCCTCGAGggggtgcggctgcgcacagcCTCCGTCTGGACAGACGTcctgcgccgcacgcagagggagaaggcCGGCAAGATCCCGCTCTGCTTCGTCAACATCCATTACGACGCGGTGACGGCGTGGCGCTTCAtctcgcagcggcggcgcgggcgtgtggagggcggtgccggcggcgcaACAGCATTGGCGGACTTTGTGTTGCTGCCcaactgcagcagcaagcgcCTCGTATTTTGGGAGGCGCTGTACACCCGCGAAGACGCGGATCACTACCTCAGCTACAACCCCCACGTGTACGCCGTCAAGACGACGCAGGAGGTCTCGTGGGGGCTCGAGTTCGACAGCTTCCTCGATGCtgagatggaggaggcgtgCGCCGATCGGGAAAACGAAATGgcatcgctgctggcgctcgaGGAGTTCATGGCAGCCGAGGCGAATACCcccgcggcgccgtcgctcgCGGCTAACAGTGCGAGGAGTGCCTGGTGCGTCTTTGACGCCGTCAACTGCTTCAACTGCTACAAGTCCTTCGGCATGTGGAGCACCAAGGCGCAGTGTGCGGCATGCAAGCAGTACTTCTGCACCGACTGCCACGTGCACGACTGTATCCTGCAGCAGTACTGA
- a CDS encoding cell division cycle protein-like protein: protein MHGVGRTHTQANNGGVSAAPAPLLTHIGSSLVCLFLCGTLYLSLKHAPTTTTICIGRQQGHAHASTCMAGFTDALVLEAPVLWWPAVGDLPRYPIDEQRSFVAAIVEAAMPWPQGSSTAEGTMISTLGLSCLGRSVMMTAEWSCLDGIDSMQLPSVKVWNPLQGCAVYMTVSTEAGLGSLASANHGGKNGRSTASLTELDLRQLARDERVRVTHRSLREMLSRCCCSRTALLTHMQRCAEQREEYALLHRAVTRAHAAALKHLERAAQAMDGVLDSSHRLSGKAAISAPFLSSLLFAGDTPSQRHLLRLLQATTPSVVQVSSTRVFVLEARRLNLAEVLALLELEALEVVEAVLRPPPLCASAASSSSTVVYPCLLIVMESLHLLEGNANSLVASVTHQLCVCLDALQASTVPAIVWSFTEDVLNTPPALLTRVGAQQERLAMSTAEDRIAYLTRRLARWPPVSSLQPAAWHTAAVKLAESTAHWTVGRLVLVRDADLASMLPSAPAVTREVSDGASRQAECLHEERKRGVEVQEVQAGVPASSAISVAAQRPEPPLFDVYSRLYGIEEAICKVEELIVWPLTHLLLLRELAIPCTKGVLLCGPSGSGKTALLSCLGRRLQLPDARRIHVMSVDGLSLITKEVGRSEKNIAQLFDTARSLAPTALFIDNLDSLAPPRGRTTAETNTTGDRTLSTLLTQMDGVGGGQADCVVVVVASAPSIDTLDPAVCRPGRLDVHVQLTNPPTSASAAVMKNRLREFVARMQKRRQSDDVLATGDGAGTATLEVLEEVDQLVDEYLASVTAKANSKADGDATLPPQPSLSPAEVTAAIREVMLDVVARLERGDSPTPPCATLSSDAHVADRSGDVVRAVRDAVRHLYAAA from the coding sequence ATGCACGGGGTcgggcgcacacacacacaggcaaaCAACGGCGGTGTGtctgccgcccccgcccctctaCTTACCCATATTGGCTCTTCTCTTgtctgcctcttcctctgcggCACCCTTTATCTCTCTCTGAAGCACGCGCCCACGACAACCACCATATGCATTGGTCGCCAACAGggtcacgcacacgcaagtACATGCATGGCGGGCTTCACCGACGCGTTGGTGCTCGAGGCACCCGTACTTTGGTGGCCGGCAGTCGGCGATCTGCCTCGATATCCGATCGACGAACAGCGGTCGTTCGTGGCCGCCATTGTGGAGGCAGCGATGCCCTGGCCGCAGGGCTCTTCCACAGCAGAGGGTACCATGATCTCCACGCTGGGCCTCTCGTGCCTGGGCCGCAGCGTCATGATGACGGCTGAATGGAGCTGCCTCGACGGTATCGACTCGATGCAGCTTCCGTCCGTGAAGGTGTGGAACCCGCTACAAGGGTGTGCCGTGTACATGACAGTAAGCACGGAGGCCGGGCTAGGGTCCCTGGCCAGTGCGAATCATGGTGGTAAGAATGgacgcagcaccgcgtccTTGACGGAGCTGGATTTACGTCAGCTGGCACGCGATGAGCGAGTGCGCGTGACGCACCGCTCGCTTCGTGAGATGCTGAgtcggtgttgctgctcaCGGACGGCTCTTCTGACTCACATGCAACGATGCGCCGAACAGCGAGAAGAGTACGCGCTGCTTCACCGTGCCGTCACGCGGGCCCACGCCGCAGCACTGAAACACTTGGAGCGAGCCGCCCAGGCTATGGACGGCGTCCTCGACAGCAGCCATCGGCTATCCGGGAAGGCTGCTATCTCTGCACCTTTCCTCTCATCACTCTTGTTCGCCGGTGACACGCCGAGTCAGCGGCACCTGCTGCGTCTCCTGCAAGCCACCACACCCTCGGTTGTCCAGGTATCGAGCACGCGGGTGTTTGTGCTGGAGGCTCGTCGCCTCAACCTTGCAGAGGTGCTGGCTCTCCTCGAGTTGGAGGCGTTGGAAGTGGTAGAGGCGGTActgcggccaccgccgttgtgcgcctcagccgcctcttcctccagcACGGTGGTCTACCCATGTCTGCTTATTGTTATGGAGTCTCTGCACCTGTTGGAGGGCAACGCCAACTCACTTGTGGCCAGCGTGACACACcagctgtgcgtgtgcctaGATGCCCTGCAAGCCAGCACTGTACCAGCGATCGTTTGGTCTTTCACGGAAGATGTGCTCAacacgccgccggcgctgctcacaCGCGTAGGGGCACAACAGGAGCGACTCGCCATGTCCACGGCTGAGGACCGCATCGCCTACCTGACGCGACGCTTGGCACGTTGGCCGCCGGtgtcgtcgctgcagccTGCCGCGTGGCACACAGCCGCCGTTAAATTGGCCGAAAGCACTGCGCACTGGACGGTAGGTCGGCTTGTGCTAGTCCGTGACGCGGATCTCGCCAGTATGCTGCCCTCCGCCCCTGCTGTCACCCGGGAGGTGAGCGATGGTGCCTCACGTCAAGCTGAGTGTCTACACGAGGAACGCAAGAGAGGCGTGGAGGTGCAAGAGGTGCAAGCCGGTGTACCTGCCTCCTCAGCTATCTCGGTGGCCGCACAACGTCCAGAGCCTCCGCTGTTTGACGTGTATAGCCGCCTCTACGGCATCGAGGAGGCGATATGCAAGGTGGAGGAGTTGATTGTGTGGCCGCTGAcgcaccttctcctcttgcGCGAACTCGCCATTCCGTGCACGAAGGGCGTCCTTCTCTGCGGGCCCAGCGGATCCGGCAAGACGGCACTCTTGTCCTGCCTCGGGCGACGGCTGCAGTTGCCAGACGCGCGGCGCATCCACGTCATGTCCGTGGATGGGCTCTCCCTGATTACAAAGGAGGTCGGCCGCTCCGAGAAGAACATCGCGCAGCTCTTCGACACGGCGCGCTCCCTTGCGCCGACAGCACTTTTCATTGACAACCTCGACTCGCTGGCCCCGCCACGCGGGCGGACCACGGCAGAAACGAACACGACTGGCGATCGCACGCTTAGCACCCTCCTTACGCAGAtggacggcgtcggcggtgggcaGGCAgactgcgtcgtcgtcgttgtcgccTCGGCACCGTCCATCGACACGCTCGACCCCGCCGTGTGCCGTCCTGGGCGACTCgacgtgcacgtgcagctAACTAACCCGCCCACGAgtgcctccgctgccgttATGAAAAACCGACTACGCGAGTTTGTGGCCCGCATGCAAAAACGGCGGCAGTCTGATGATGTGCTAGCCACCGGGGACGGAGCGGGGACTGCGacgctggaggtgctggaggaagTCGATCAGCTTGTGGATGAGTACCTTGCCAGCGTCACAGCGAAGGCGAACAGCAAAGCCGATGGCGACGCAActctgccaccgcagccgtccTTGTCCCCGGCCGAGGTGACGGCGGCAATACGTGAGGTGATGCTTGACGTCGTTGCGCGACTAGAGCGAGGTGACAGCCCTACGCCACCTTGCGCGACCCTATCGTCTGACGCACATGTGGCGGACAGGAGCGGTGATGTGGTGCGCGCCGTGCGAGATGCCGTCCGCCACCTCTACGCCGCCGCTTAG
- a CDS encoding phosphatase-like protein: MPTVPFTGQVRMEWYQSVEQIHFTFYVKDRTVDDVVVTKTATSLEVVIRLDENGREYSCCYDPLFAELTGDAASISVRPMKIEVSVVKAQPYQWPALERKASAADAVVAPTGGAPEIALPATAKDLKYPNSKGKDWSALKLEVEEDAKPEGEAALNKLFQQIYGDGSDEQRRAMIKSFTESGGTVLSTNWDDVKKKKVEAQPPKGMEAKTISE, from the coding sequence ATGCCGACGGTGCCCTTCACAGGCCAAGTGCGGATGGAGTGGTACCAATCCGTGGAGCAGATCCACTTCACCTTCTACGTCAAGGACCGCACAGTGGACGACGTCGTCGTGACGAAAACCGCCACGTCGCTCGAGGTGGTCATCCGCCTCGATGAAAACGGACGCGAGTACAGCTGCTGCTACGATCCGCTGTTTGCAGAGCTGACGGGTGATGCCGCGTCCATCTCGGTGCGTCCCATGAAGATCGAGGTCTCCGTGGTGAAGGCCCAGCCGTACCAGTGGCCGGCTCTGGAGCGCAAAgccagcgcagcagacgcagTGGTGGCCCCGACCGGTGGCGCGCCAGAGATCGCACTTCCTGCAACGGCCAAGGACCTCAAGTACCCGAACAGCAAGGGCAAGGACTGGAGCGCGCTGAagctggaggtggaggaggacgcaAAGCCGGAAGGAGAGGCGGCCCTCAACAAACTGTTCCAGCAAATCTACGGTGACGGTTCGGAtgagcagcgtcgcgcgATGATCAAGTCCTTCacggagagcggcggcacggTGCTTTCCACCAACTGGGACGACgtcaagaagaagaaggtggaggcgcagccgccaaAGGGCATGGAAGCGAAGACTATTTCGGAGTAG